tccaaatggcgcgctctcaacgacgttggaaattagacatccagagctttctagcaatatataatagttcatactttattcagaaattgacgacgtaacttggcgttgaacgccaagtacatgctgctgtctggagttaaacgccagaaacacgtcatgatccggagttgaacgcccaaaacacgttataacttggagtccaactccaagagaagcctcaactcgtggatagatcaagctcagcccaagcatacaccaagtgggccccgaaagtggatttatgcatcaattacttactcatgtaaaccctagtagctagtctagtataaataggataatttactattgtattagacatcttttgacagtttaatctcttgactgtttagcctttgattattcggtctcttgatcattcagggggctggccattcggccatgcctgaacctttcacttatgtattttcaacggtggagtttctgcacaccatagattaagggtgtgcagctctgctgtacctcaagtttcaatacaattattattactttctattcaattctcttttattcttattccaagatatacgttgcacaacactttgatgaatgtgatgatccgtgacactcatcatcattctcacctatgaacgcgcgtgattgacaaccacttccgttctaccttaggccgggcgcatatctcttagattccccaacagaatcttcgtggtataagctaaatagatggcggcattcatgaggatccggaaagtctaaactttgtctatggtattccgactAGGATTctggaattgaatgactgtgacgagcttcaaactcctgaaggctgggcgtgatgacaaacgcaaaagaatcaagggattctattccaacctgattgagaaccgacagatgattagccgtgctgtgacagagcataggaccattttcactgagaggataggatgtagccattgacaacggtgttgccctacatacagcttgccatggaaaggagtaagaaggattggatgaaagcaataagaaagtagagatccgagaggagcacagcatctccacacacctatctgaaattcccactattgatttacataagtatttctatccctttttattttctagttattattaattttcgaaacccataaaccaatttaatctgcctaactgagatttacaaggtgaccatagcttgcttcataccaacaatctctgtgggatcgacccttactcgcgtaaggtttattacttggacgacccagtacactttctagttagttgaacggagttgtgaattcaaatagagccaattattaaatttcatacaagtacaaagagcatggatcacaatttcgtccaccaggctACCTTCAAGGAAGCTTTATAGAAGAagtatttttttcctttctgtttGGGAGTCCAAGGAGATGGAGTTTCAGCAGCTAAGGCAAGATATAATGAGTGTTGTGGAGTACATGGAGAAATTTAAGAGACTGTGTAAGTTTTCCACCGTGTATAAGGCTAATCCATACGAAAAGTGGAAATGCATTACGTATCAAGGAGGGCTTAGAGCAGAAGTCCTAATTGCAATAGCCCCACTGGAGATCCAGGATTTCTCCTCCCTTGTTAGCAAGTGCCAAGTGGTCGAAGAGTGCACCAAGAAACTAGTATCGGAAAGACCACTGATAGGAAGCAAAACTCAACAAGACACGAATTACCAGAAAATTTCCACCGACATCCCACAAAAGACCACTGAGCTTAAGGATTGTACTTCATGTGGGAAACAACATAGGGGTAAGTGCTTCGCTGAGCAAAATGTCTACTTTTAGTGTTTTCGGATGGGGCATGTTTCCATGTAATGCACGACAGTTCCTTCACTCCCTGCCGCTCTACCACAGCACCAAGGGCCAGTTGCCCTCAACAGTGAAGAAGCCTACGAATCTGAAGATTGAATTGAGGGTGAGTTCACAATTAAATAGGGCCTCTTTAGCTATTCTATATGATACTGTTTCTTCTCATTCATTCATATCTCTTTCTGCCGCTAGTAGGATTTGATTACCCATGACCAAATGTATGTTTTATTAGTGTCCATCCCACCCGGTAAGAGTGTCAAGACTCAGCAAGTCTGTCTGAGAACTTGTATACTTATTTTGGGTAGGTCGTACCTTGCTAACCTTGTATGCCTCCCTTTAGCAGGACTAGACATCATCTTAAGAATGGATTGGCTCAATGAAAATTGAGTCTTGTTAGATTATTTTGAAGAAAAGTCATCTTTCTCCATAGGTCCATGCAAAACACAAATAACCTTCTTGTTGCTTTTCCAATACCTTCAAAAAGTACGGATAAAATACAAGAATGTgtctttggtgcacgaaattgtgatcactacttttcacaactcaaataatccctagtaacggccccaaagacttggtgctcaataccatggcataaacacaacttcgcacaactaaccagcaagtgcactgggtcgtccaagtaataaaccttacgcgagtaagggtcgatcccacggagattgttggtatgaagcaagctatggtcatcttgtaaatctcagtcaggcagactcaaatggttatgaatgatttatgaataaaacataaagataaagatagagatacttatgcaattcattggtgagaacttcagataagcgaatggagatgctttgtcccttccgtctatctgctttcctactgtcttcatccaatcaccgttgtcaatggctacagtcccgtcctctcagtggaaatgttcaacgcaccctgtcacggcacggctatccagctgtcggttctcgatcatgtcggaatagaatccagtaattcttttgcgtctgtcactaacgccccacaatcgcgagtttgaagctcgtcacagtcattcaatcattgaatcctactcagaataccacagacaaggtttagaccttccgaattctcttaaatgccgccatcaattctagcttataccacgaagattccggttaaagaacccaagagataaaaattagagccttgtttgcttgtagaacaaaagtggttgtcagtcacgcgttcataagtgagaatgatgatgagcgtcacataatcatcacattcatcatgttcttgagtgcgaatgaatatcttggaataagaacaagctgaattgaatagaagaacaatagtaatttcattaatactcgaggtacagcagagctccacaccttaatctatggtgtgtagaaactccaccattaaaaatatataagaacaaggtctaggcatggccgtgaggccagccccatgatctaagatagcataagactaaagatagctaccaagatgtcaaatacaatagtaaaaggtcctatttatagggaactagtagcttaagaattacaaagatgagtaaatgacataaaaatccacttccgggcccacttggtgtgtgcttgggctgagcattgaagcattttcgtgtagagactcttcttggagttaaacgccagcttttgtgccagtttgggcgtttaactcccattcttgtgccagttccggcgtttaacgctgggaattctgaaggtgactttgaacgccggtttgggccatcaaatcttgggcaaagtatggactatcatattttctggaaagcccaggatgtctactttccaacgccgttgagagcgcgccaattgggtttttgtagctccagaaaatctactttgagtgcagggaggtcagaatacaacagcatctacagtccttttcagtctctgaatcagatttttgctcaggtccctcaatttcagccagaaaatacctgaaatcacaaaaaaacacacaaactcatagtaaagtccagaaaagtgaattttaactaaaaactaat
This sequence is a window from Arachis stenosperma cultivar V10309 chromosome 10, arast.V10309.gnm1.PFL2, whole genome shotgun sequence. Protein-coding genes within it:
- the LOC130957054 gene encoding uncharacterized protein LOC130957054 — encoded protein: MEFQQLRQDIMSVVEYMEKFKRLCKFSTVYKANPYEKWKCITYQGGLRAEVLIAIAPLEIQDFSSLVSKCQVVEECTKKLVSERPLIGSKTQQDTNYQKISTDIPQKTTELKDCTSCGKQHRVPSLPAALPQHQGPVALNSEEAYESED